The Pyrus communis chromosome 14, drPyrComm1.1, whole genome shotgun sequence sequence ATGTCCCTCCGTTTCTCCGTAGATTTTTCTCCGGGATCTGTGTTGCCTGCCTTATCTGAAGCACTTGACCTTTTACCCATTTGTTTAAAGAAGGCGGACTTGCGGCTGGTTAACATGTATGTAGGTTAGAAGGCGGAGTTTCACTGGTTAAAGTTCTTCCCGAGCATGCAAATTGGGAAGAGGTTTAACCTACATACTTCAGCCTAGAAGATGAGAGTACAGTTGCATGCCAACTATGTCAGGAAATCCAATTCAACGCTAAAAGCAAAGGTTTTATTATATATCCAATGAAATTTCCGAGAAATTAAATAGTATGTACTGCTTGTTAAATATCTTCTGTTTGAAACAAATTCAACCAAGCTTATTGTTATAAGCTCCCTGACTGATTTAAGGTAAGGTCATAATGTGTGATCAACACATTAAATTTTTCTCTCCTGATAATTCGTCCTGAAGTAACTTGTTAGTATGATAGGCAAGCAGGCGATTGGCAAATAAGGCTCAATCCCCTTAAAACCACAAATGCAAAGAAAGCTTCCTTACAACACAAGTAAATAAAACGAGGCATTGTGCTCATTTGGTTTACACGAGTGAGCATTCTTGAATTCATCGGTTTCTTAAAAAAGATTTCCCTATGTATATTGATTTATGAAATATTCTTACACAAATTAAGCAACCCAATTTCAAGGTGCCAAGGTGCGTGATACAATTCAAGTAGGTaaatatataagccgaaaataTCAACAGTATGACAGTTATAAAGGAGAAAACATAATCACTTTACAATTCGTGGTTAGCCATTGATTTACTCTGGTTGGCAATACCAGTGAACACTAACAAGCATTTTACATTAATCCTGTTTTTGTGTAAGCAATACCAACAACTGctgcaatttcttcttcttcttctataatTTGGAATCTCTCAGGACATACCGACTCATATAAACTTGTCATCCTCGAAAACCGCTCATAAGGATCTCCTCCATACGCCTAAGGGCAGTAGTTAAATCTTCATTTGTAGCATTATGCGCCTCATCATGAGGTTCAAAGTGATCAGCTGCGTTCTGTTCTATATACCAATGTGGATCACTGTAATCTCCGGTAGTTGCAGCATCAAACTCCTGAGGTTGAAAGTGATTAGCTACGTTCTCTTCTGGATACCTAGGGTCATTACTGTAATCTCCAGTTGTTGTAGCACTAAGTGCCAGAGGTTGAGAGTGATCAAATGCGATTTGCTCCATATAGATAGTGGCATTATTGTAATCTCCAACATTTATAGCATTAAGCGCCTGAGGTTGAAAGTGATTAGCTGCGTTTTCTTCATAGTTATCTTGTTCCTCCAGCTTCCTTTTCTTTGATATGTCATCCTTTCTTCTAAGAATACAAAGAACAATATTCTTCTCCTGCATTTGAGAATCGCATTTACTTTTGTTAATATAAACTCCAATccttactaaaataaataaaaaggtctacatgcatatacatacatacatacatacatacatatatatatatatatatatatatatataatgtgttGCTTTCTCTAACGACTGTAGAAAAGAGGgcaatattttttattagtgagcaaagtttcaatgtcaactagaaaattaagaaaaagaaaaaggaaatcgCAAATAATTAAGTCCTTATAAGATTGTTCCCATGCCAATATACTTCCTTGCCTGCCAATATTAATATATGTATAAGCGTGAATATATTTTATAAGCTTTTGATCCGTTCTTCTTAACTTTTTTTCTAGAGGCTAATTTTATGTAGTGATTTTCCGAATAATTAGAcagaaaacttaaaaacaatttaaaagaaagaaaagtgtACTTACTTGATGATGTTTGTTTCGTAGTAAAGATGGATCAAGATGGAACTCATGCATAATCCAATGGTCATTCTGTGGGGATCCTTTGTTCCTGTACGTAAATCTTTTTCTGAAGCCAATAGCATGTTTAATCCCAGAAGCGTAGATTTTCTTGCCGGCGTCTTCGCCTTTCCAAGTGCCGCCGGTGGTGCCAACTGTTCGGCAAAAACGCGAGCCATTGGGAGCCTTCGAGTTGAGTGTGGTGAAGATGTAGATATCTTTATCATCTGTACATTCATGACCCTCATGTGATGCACGGTTAAGACGTCTCCATATGTCCGATGGTTCTTCAAGAGCGTAGAGATCGCAGTCATGAACAATGCCTTTGGGATAGTCCTGTCCGTCAAGTTTGGGACGAAGGTAGTCAAGAAGTAGTTCGTCGTCTCGAGGCATGAACCTGTACCCTACTGGAACTTGGTAGTAACCAGCCATAATAACTTTCTAACAGCAAGGATTTGAGAAGTAAGAGAAAAACGGAGGCGATGAGCAAGTAATGATACTGAATAGGGTGATCACTAGCTAGCGGCATGTATTTATATAGGTAACAATGGGCTAGGGTTTCTTGTGTGTCAAGCTAGTTAAAATTACATGGTATTTATGACGTGGCCATTTTAATACGAATTAAGAGTGTTTTATCTTTATCATCAACCGCTAGCTAAATGGGAAATAATTCCAGTATCAGAAAGTAACCGTCAATATACATGCATGGTTTAAATTGCCCAACCATACATACATATTTTATACatatttaaactacattaataAAACTCTCTTTGTTAATCAAAAGATAGTAAAAAGACAATTTTGTTTTCtctcacaaaacaaaatcaagggcagtaaaataaatttacacaaactaaattttatagttttttCAAACCCTCACCTAAGGATGATtagttggattcaaattttataGTTACCATTGGATTCAAATTAGTTGGGCTTACCcaagtcatcctaaggcccaaCCAaagcaaaaacttaaaaaataaaaaataaataaattgtacaAAAATATGAGTCAAGTTCTCAAAAATGATCGAAGCCTGGAAGGTTCCCACTTCACAGTTGCGGAGGTGATAAAAACGTCGCCGCTTCCGACGCTCCTGTGGTTCTCATTTCCGTCCGTTCTCCGTAGCTTTTTCCTCAggtatttttcttcaatatttGTTGTCAGCTCCTTTCCTTACCATCTGTTTGGTTACCGAGAAAACtgagaaaaatcaaaacaaaggaaaagattAGAAAATTAAAGTCTTACCCTTTTGTATCGTGTGCCCCtggaaaataaatatataatcttTATGATTTATTTCTGTTTCACtagaaattagaatttttagTTGTTTATTGATAGATTGAAAGTTTATTGCTTTTGCATTCAATTGGAAATCCTTGAATTGAAATATCTTAATGCTGTTAAATTTCACACATTTTTCTTACCTTAGTTTCTAAGCGATCAAACAGAGcgtaatgtgtgtgtgtgtgtgtgtgtgtgtgtgtgtgtgtgtacatatgtATTGCTCCTTTCCTCTGGTTACGCttgtaagtaaaaacaaaaatgattaaTTTTGGTGTTATTGTTGCAATTTAACCATGTTTTGTTGAAATATTTAAGGTAAAAATGAGCTTGGTGTTGAAACGTCGAGCAAAAGTTAAAGATAGGATCAATGCGCTACCAGATGCACTTCTATGTCACATACTTTCGTTCCTTCCTACAAAATATGCTGTGAGGACCACCATTTTGTCTAGAAGGTGGAAGAACTTATGGACTTCTGTTCCCAATCTCTACTTCAACGACAGAAaagattttccttcttttcaggCAGGTCCATATGGCTCTAACCTTTTTACCAGATTTGTTGATCGTGTACTTTACTTCCGCGACTCATCAGACATAAAAAAATTCCGTCTTTCAGTTACCTATACTGATGATTTGTCTCATGTTGATGGTTGGCTTTGCACTGCCGTAAGGCGTAATGTCGTTGAACTTGATTTTGAGCTTTGTCAATCTCATTATAATCAATACCGGGAATTTGAGTTACCTCAGAGCCTTTTCACGTGCACAACACTAACGGTTTTGAAGTTGAGCTCAAACTGCATTACCTATGCTCCTCCTACAGCGGGGTGTTTCCCAAGCCTCAAGTTCCTCTATGTCACAGTTCATTATCCTGATACGGACTCAATTGAAAAGCTTATTTCTTGCTGCCCTATCCTGGAAAACTTGAATATAGATGGAATTCTAAGATGTGACGTAGTTTCAGATATCCATATTTCTGTGCCTACACTGAAGACATTAAGTATAAATCTGTCCGTTGATCGTCAGTATCATGATTACAATCTTTTTATCAATGGcccaaagcttgaaaacatTGATTTCAAGCACGATCTTTCGTCAAATTATTCTCTGGAGCATTCAAAATCCCTAGTAAAAGCTAATATTGTTCTCAAAGAAGTTCCCTGCCGTATAGTTGCACTACTGGAAGCAATATCAAATGTGAAATATCTGTCTCTTTCAGCTGAACGTTTGAAGGTAAGTTTACCCTAACTCTTGTTCCTTTACATTTCTTGTTTGGTAGATAATTGTATTGGATGAAGAAAGCGGTAGAGGAGGAAGGTACGAGGGGCAAGTCCTGCATATAGTGCACCATTCCTCTTCAATTCAAACTTGGATTTATTGATAATGTTGGGGTCCAGGAGTAACGAACACTAGGTCATCCTTTGTTTGTATAAAATGTTAACTGTACAAGAACATCCTCTGCATTCCCTCATTCTCCCGTTTACACGTGTTTCCTTTTTATCCTTTGTTGTAAGCTTAAAGATAGTGATGGAACAGTTCCTTCCTTTCATCAATACAATTGATTTCAAATTGCTTGTTATGGATAAGAGAATCCTTAATTTCTGATTGACTGCTTTAATACTTGTATCTTTCATGTAGGAATGGTATCTCCCTGTTTTTCCTAATTTGAGCCAACTGAAGGTGGTTCTTTATTATAGCTGTTATTGGGAAATGCTAGTAATGTTACTCCGTAAGACGCCCAATCTGGAGGATCTTATCGTAGAAGATGTAAGTAAGATTTGGCGGATGCATATTGTGCCGCATGGTATCAACATGCCCTCTTAAGGATTCTTAATCTcattcatttttgtaaattattgTCAGAGAACCATATGTCAACGAGATTATTCAAGGCTTCGGTGGAATCCACCGAAGTTTTTGCTTGTTTATCTGCGGTCGCACCTCAAGACTATCACCATAAGAGGATTCAAGGGACGAGAGATTGAGAGGGAAGTGTCAAAGTATTTGTTAGAGAACGCTaagattttgaagaaaatgacGATATATACAAGTCTTGTGCATATTACAGAGAAAGAGCTATACAAGGAATTCTTGATGTTTCAAAGGGGTTCGGTGACTTGTCAAGTTGAATTCATCAAGATGTAGTTGTACAATAGTTTGAGCTTTGAAGTTCAATTTTTTGGATTACAAGGATTTTTTTCAAACTCGTAAAAGTATCATATCATGTTTGTTGTTTGATGGTGGATTGAACCTATTTTGCAGTCTCTGTTCCATGTAATGATGGAATCTCTTTAAGCTTATTTAGCTTTGTTTAGTTGCATGTAAGTTTTTCTCGTTGTTTTAGTTGACGCGTGCATgtatttagtttttagtttttattcgTGTTCTTTCACATCACTCTCCACCCCTTTTTTATCTCTCTACTGtctaatatatatttaatctCTTTCTCTAAAAATAAAGGACTTATTTTTATCTACGCTCCTGTAACTTCATTTTGATCTTACTTTACCCACGAAGGATTTTTTGTGCTCCAACAGAGTTGTCAAATGAATCTGCGAACATAGAAAAGGCCATACACACTACATTTAGAGAACGAGTTGTACAAGGAGGATTCTGATGTTCCAAAGGGCTTCGATGATTTGTCAAGTTGAATTTTTCAAGATGCAACCTTTGGTTTTCCAgagatttgaattttgaagttCAGTTGCCTGAGTTCAGAAGAATTATGCTTTCAAACATGTAAAACCATCCTGTTTGTTGTTAGAAGATATATCATAAATCTACCTACATTCAGCTTTTGTTATTAATGACCCGTTTGGGCCTGCTTTAGAAGCACTTTTGTTCATAAGCGTTTTTTGCTAGAATAAATCTCTTTGCTTCTTAGATCTCGAGGAaattcaattatggctgcagaTGCATACATTATATATCTGAATCGAAAAATCTCCAAGgccttcaaattaaaatttacagACGGGCAAAAATCTCTTTGGCCTAGTCGTATATGATTGAATCATATGCTGTTTCCTGCCATATAGAGCTGTACACATGCTCCTCTTCTATGCCAACACCATTACAATAAACGTGAGAATAATCACCAACCCATTCACAATGATCAATCGGACAATTATCCATCTGATCATACTCACAAGAATCCACATACCAATTCATGTCATTACTTGGTGAGCAAGCCACCTGATCCATTTCAAACCATCCCAACTGATCGCAATCCTGACCGTCCAAGCCTCCTACGATGTTCCACAAGTTACTATCTTCCAAATCTTTGATAGTGATCCATTCAGAGTCTGTATTACTCGAACCATCGCTGCCCATTATTGTTGGTTTGATTATTTCTGCCTCTAGGGACTGGATCACACTGTTTAATCTCTCCTCGTCTCGATCTTCCTCCTGCAATTCTTCTAGCAACGACATGAGAATGGCACCATTTGTTTCCATGCCTTCGTGAACTTCGAAAGCATAAGCGTCGTTGTCATTCATGCTTGCATAGTTTCTGATCAGTGTGGTGGAAGAATCCATTTTGCAGaagaagtttttattttcttgaaggagagaaaacaattgaagaaaataatGAGTTTTTAAGGAAAGCCAAGCTCAAGAAGTGAGATATTGGCCCTTAAATATTTGGGTATCTGGTATATGATTCCCTTCAAGAGAGGTAGGACTTTATATAGGCATATGGCCACGAGGGTGACCTTTTATTATGGACTGGCCAATCATGTGCGCATGAACAAATAGAAAAATGTCATCTTGTCAAACCAGATGTTAATGTCGATATCAAcattgacatatatatatatatatatgcacacacaTCAATGTTTGTCAGACTAGCGATATAAACTATTAATTATATAAGTTTGTATTTGAATATGTGGTTCAAATTGACGACATCTTGGTAATACTACATAGTATGTATATAGTATATTAAAACCGACATGTTATGTAACCACTaatcaaatgaacttaattttgtttgaaatatCAGTTATATTGACAATCTACCAGCATATTGCGTAACATGTATACAGGTGGACTACTTAATTtttattagagagagagagatagagagagagagagaggattatGTAATGATGAAACATCCATGTTAACAATGGACCACTTCACAGTTTCACCATTAAACAAATATCTCATTGTCAGTCTTAATATCCCCAGCTTTGCTGGCAAACCAAGCGAAAATGCGAGATATCATGCATGCATTGAATATGAGGCAAACAAGTACGGCAGAACATATATTTGGCTGACGGATCACCAAAACAATAACAATATAATGTAAATAATTAAGAGTGGTCAGCTGGGCCTGTCCCAGTTGCTTACTTGAAAAGATACATTCTTGGACAATATTATTAGAACAATGTTGACTTCTTTGGATTCTTTTGCTTTGGTGATGTGAAGTTTGAGGCTCTCGTTTCAATTTTAAAGGCAAATAATTGATACCAACTAGGCAACTATGTGCATATGTAATTGATCGATGTTATTAAgatctggtttggtactgaggtgattttgaaaaaagctagtataaaaaaaagctggaagctgtttttatgtttggtaaacattcagcttcagctttttttcacagttttgggtgaaaaaaaagccaaaaacaagaagctgcaaaacctaactttgaaaaaccggctattttttcacatctgttttacataaaagtttaccaaatactataatactgcttttttttttcaaaaacacttttacaaaaaagtttaccaaacactctactgctttatttcacagctgcttattctcacagcacagtagaagcaactttttttcaaagcacagcaataccaaaccagccctaagtttAGTCAAGGATCGGTTAAGTGGTGTGTCCAATTGTATCTGATATTGACCACATAACATCTCTTACCTCTATCACATGTCGTGTAGGATTTTCTTTCGACAAACGTATGAACAAGTGATCAACAAGTGGCTCCCACATGAATAATAATGGGTTCATATccatttttaagaatttttgggtaTTACCCGGAATATGATCATGTGATATTACTGTTCTACTCAAGTTATAACACGCGTATTTACATAACATCTCTCACCTCTATCACATTTCTTGTAGGATTTTCTTTCGACAAATGTATGCATAAGTGATCAACAAGTGGCTCCCACACGAATAATAATGGGTTGGTATccatttttaagaatttttgggtaTTACCCAGAACATGATCATGTGATGTTACTATTCTATTCAAGTTATAACACgtgtatttattattttattaatataaataGATCATATCAACTATATCGCATACCacattataatatataaaataatatattacgTGATAAGTGTTTCCATATACATaagactttcttttttttcttccaagtcttgctTACCGAAACATGTTTGGTGGTGTTTAAAGATTTAGATCCCTTATGTATAGTACTTGTTAATaattaaatggatggtgaaTGAAAAAGGATCCCACACACCATGTGATTATGTCCGTTAGTTATTGTGCAGAAAATTATGGACCAACTTTTCTGATCCCCTATCGACTCTATACATCATCATCTTTGCTATGGTAACGTGTGATTAGTTGGAATTGGCGAGTGCAATTTTGCTAAccacttaaattattttaaattttaaaatttgtgcaGTAAATAGATTAAATCAAACATATTCAACGGTAATTAATATAATGATGAACATCACTCTTTAGAGTAGtgagtaaaaatatttttgaaatcagTT is a genomic window containing:
- the LOC137714625 gene encoding NAC domain-containing protein 41-like; protein product: MAGYYQVPVGYRFMPRDDELLLDYLRPKLDGQDYPKGIVHDCDLYALEEPSDIWRRLNRASHEGHECTDDKDIYIFTTLNSKAPNGSRFCRTVGTTGGTWKGEDAGKKIYASGIKHAIGFRKRFTYRNKGSPQNDHWIMHEFHLDPSLLRNKHHQEKNIVLCILRRKDDISKKRKLEEQDNYEENAANHFQPQALNAINVGDYNNATIYMEQIAFDHSQPLALSATTTGDYSNDPRYPEENVANHFQPQEFDAATTGDYSDPHWYIEQNAADHFEPHDEAHNATNEDLTTALRRMEEILMSGFRG
- the LOC137715931 gene encoding FBD-associated F-box protein At4g10400-like, which translates into the protein MSLVLKRRAKVKDRINALPDALLCHILSFLPTKYAVRTTILSRRWKNLWTSVPNLYFNDRKDFPSFQAGPYGSNLFTRFVDRVLYFRDSSDIKKFRLSVTYTDDLSHVDGWLCTAVRRNVVELDFELCQSHYNQYREFELPQSLFTCTTLTVLKLSSNCITYAPPTAGCFPSLKFLYVTVHYPDTDSIEKLISCCPILENLNIDGILRCDVVSDIHISVPTLKTLSINLSVDRQYHDYNLFINGPKLENIDFKHDLSSNYSLEHSKSLVKANIVLKEVPCRIVALLEAISNVKYLSLSAERLKEWYLPVFPNLSQLKVVLYYSCYWEMLVMLLRKTPNLEDLIVEDRTICQRDYSRLRWNPPKFLLVYLRSHLKTITIRGFKGREIEREVSKYLLENAKILKKMTIYTSLVHITEKELYKEFLMFQRGSVTCQVEFIKM